acaagatataacaagatcaaaaagctaaaaagcttgatcctttgatgatgatgatgatgatgatgatgatgatgatgatgatgatgatgtcgactttaagaagaaaacagaagaagaaaatcaagaaacttacaagcttttagtgtgagaaatactagagagaaaattagagagaaagtgtgtgtgaaatgagaatgaaatgaagtgtgaaatgaagaatgagGCTTGAATTTATAGTGTTGGTGGGGTGGCATGGTGGCGACGGttatgggggacaagggggacaacttttggtTTTGAATGGTGGTGGAACAAAGGTGGtggttgttgttgggatcccatgcaacatatgtagtaatggctaacaaaaatgctagtatgttggctcatcttaatgggtttttgtcctacatcttaatggttcataaatccattaaagttgggctaatttaatggtccattagctagagtagggtgagtctaagtccattaaggtaaaaagtccaataagactaactagtgcgcattagtaaattactaagcgtaatttagtaaccaataagccaagtaattgtcattagaaaataacaattagttttaagtagtcataatattccaattacgacaaaagtttaacgtgtacaaagtacatagctcgttctaaacgtcaagtgacactaacggtcataaaagcattcgaggatcaagttaagtgattaagcacgttttaagatattaacgaaagtaattaacatgaattaagatcccagaatgtaatctaacacagtacgcacaaatacgcagttttgtgaaaataaTAAGgaataaatataagtcgaaaaagtcggttcGTTACACATATCATCTATAATACGCTTTTGCGTTGTGTTTTTAATTACCAAATCATCCACATAAGCCTCAAGATTACGTCCAATTTGACTTTCAAACGCAGTGTCAATTAAGCGTTGATATGTtgcacccgcattgattaaaccaaaAGGAATCATTATGTAAGAAAATATGGCTTTGCCTGTATGGAAAGCGATTTTATCTGCGTCTTCCCTAGCCATTAGGATCTGATGATATCCCCGCGCcgcatccaaaaaacatttatatggaaaagcatgtaatgattccactttcaaatcaatttctggaagcggatagttatcTTTAGGGCACGCTTTATTTAAATCCTTGAAATCAATGTACATTCTCCACGAGCCATCAGGCTTTTTCACCAAAACTGGATTCGCAATCCATGATTGATATTGAACTTCGCGTAAAATACCAGCTGCCACCAACTTTGTTACTTCTTCGCATAGCCACTTAGCGCGATCTGGGGCCATGCCTCTACGCTTCTGTACTACAAGTTTTAAAGAAGGGTTTACATTAAGTTTGTGTTCCGCAATATGACgtggaacaccagtcatatcatttttgcaccaagcaaaaacatccatgtaCTGTGCAAGTAACTGCACGATCTGTTTCTTGGTATCCGCACTAACATTACTTCCCACTTTAATTTTTTGATCAGGATATTCAGGATTAATCACCACCATGTTGTCCGTAACATCAATGGTTTCTTGAACTGCACTTTTTAcattaacagccgcacaaatagggATGATGCTCGCTGAGCTTATCGTCGCAACACCTTTATGTGTTACGAATTTAATCATGTCATGAATGGTAGATGGAACAATTCCAAATTTTCCCAATGAAGATCTGCCCAacaacatgttatagcgagaagaagTCCGCATAAAATAGAAATCTAGCCGTGCTTGACACACTAAactatcatcattttcatcaaaaagctCAACATCTAAAGGGAAAACGCCCATAGGCAATGAAGATTCTCCCGCAAAACCAGTTAGCGAGGCTGCGGTTGGTTATATATTTCCCTTATACTCTGTGGCAGTTGAATGAAACATTGCTCATAAACAATGTCAACACTGCTGCCATTATTAATGTGAACTTTCATAATTGTGATTCCAGTTTGCGCAATTTTGCACGATATTACTATCGGCATTTCATAGAAATCGTCGCTTTGCATTTTTGGAAAACTTATTGGCGCAGATTATCAATTTTGATACATTTTTGCTGACTTTCGCTTTCTTCCCCATTTTTGAGCATTTGCTTGCATGGCGATAGCAATTCCGCGATCAATTCCCTTATCAGTCATTACTTCAATTAAACAAGCAATTTACCACAAATTATGAATGTATACACCTGTGAATCATCAAAATAACACACGATTAGAATTAAACAAGCCAATTAATTGTTTgatagcacaaaacaaaaaatttcGAGTTTTAATTTTAAAATGTGTCCCACGGATGACAccaattgatcaatccataattaatgagttacttaattaaggattgagtgcaattaaATTAAGATGGAGGataggatgtttgatgattattttgggccctggtGATCTTCTTTCACTTTAGCAATCAAGTGATCAGCCACCgcaacccggtcttgattgttaattagcatgattcacctcaacacgatgtaaaagttccttgggcaagatcacaagagaaTCTTACAAAGGTTCGGGCAAATggtagagaatcaacaacctataaattagAGGCCGagttctctatttatagtattcgaaatattcaCGGTCTACGGACTGTTTAACTATCCGCGAAAACTTAGCGAAGTGACTCGCAATCTTTTATTAACGAGGAAACTGATCCGCTAtgtttattttcagcgaatattccaaGCTTTTCAAATATACTTCGCGTAACTTCTGTCTTTATCCTttagtaaataaaatatacatatataatgctatgtatatgatcaccaCACAagttgtacctggccactagtcttggatactaaattgtgtacaaactaatcttaatcactaaattatatgaataagctccatttcaaattcgaccgctctaGGAACGACCCtatgtcatatttgcccttgctaacccataggaaggaataatagattcgggcccagcatatataaattaaacaatcagctGCTTCCGTTGATATCTTGAATTGACATTTTGTGACCTAACAACACCACATAAATAAACCATCCGATTTGGGCATATCACATGCGTATTTAACCTTTGGAATATATATGCATCATCAGTACtgcaggtttgacaaacctcactctACAGACTGTGTGCTTATAACTTTATTACCGAATGCTTGATCAGCGTTTGCAATATGGGGTAAAGGAAGTCGTGTAGCGCAATACCTATCtgcgggttaaagctttatattcaagttctcaTAACAGATGTATATCTTTGCAACCCTTGGGTTGTGCGCTAGAAATCTAGTGGTCTAAAACAAAGAATTATTACACGGAATATTGTTTTTCAGACTCTGCTTTATTCTACTTAAACTTAGGGTTTACAAACTTAAAAActagacatggtattgtctacaagcATTTGAAACAACACTTTATTTTGATGTCacacacagttgaaacttgacatcgctGATTACAAACAGTTTTACACTTAACATTTGCTGTATGCACACTTttgacattaaaccttggtggttttatactgataaatgtttactaATTCCTGAATACTGATTTTCGGATACCAATTTCTGATAACTGATTTTTCGATAAACAGATTTTGTAAaatgttttatgaaacatacgatgaATTATTtacctaaacctgtagattcactcaactttatgttgacccgttttgcattttttatctcaggtattaattACTTCCAATGTAGAACAttgttgttacata
This window of the Rutidosis leptorrhynchoides isolate AG116_Rl617_1_P2 chromosome 7, CSIRO_AGI_Rlap_v1, whole genome shotgun sequence genome carries:
- the LOC139859891 gene encoding uncharacterized protein, yielding MGVFPLDVELFDENDDSLVCQARLDFYFMRTSSRYNMLLGRSSLGKFGIVPSTIHDMIKFVTHKGVATISSASIIPICAAVNVKSAVQETIDVTDNMVVINPEYPDQKIKVGSNVSADTKKQIVQLLAQYMDVFAWCKNDMTGVPRHIAEHKLNVNPSLKLVVQKRRGMAPDRAKWLCEEVTKLVAAGILREVQYQSWIANPVLVKKPDGSWRIFKP